The Betta splendens chromosome 4, fBetSpl5.4, whole genome shotgun sequence genome contains a region encoding:
- the aldh7a1 gene encoding alpha-aminoadipic semialdehyde dehydrogenase — MHRCLTLTFAQHSKLILRSKLASVRCQPTAAMSSLLINQPKYSWLKELGLSEDNPGVYNGSWGGSGEVITSYCPANNEPIARVTQATLAEYEETVQKTREAWKTWADIPAPKRGEIVRQIGDALRKKIKVLGSLVSLEMGKIYVEGVGEVQEYVDVCDYAVGLSRMIGGPVLPSERPGHALIEQWNPVGLVGIITAFNFPVAVYGWNNAIALTCGNVCLWKGAPTTPLTSVAVTKIVAEVLEQNNLPGAICSMTCGGADIGTAMAKDERVDLLSFTGSTHVGKLVAMMVQERFGRKLLELGGNNAIIVFEDADLNLVVPSAVFASVGTAGQRCTTTRRLMLHETVHDTVVERLVKAYKQVRIGDPWDPSTLYGPLHTKQAVDQYLAAIEQAKQQGGTVVCGGKVMDRPGNYVEPTIITGLGHDAPIVQTETFVPILYVLKFKTEEEAFAWNNEVKQGLSSSIFTKDMGRVFRWLGPKGSDCGIVNVNIPTSGAEIGGAFGGEKHTGGGRESGSDSWKQYMRRSTCTINYSKDLPLAQGIKFE; from the coding sequence ATGCACCGCTGCCTGACCTTGACTTTTGCCCAGCACAGCAAACTCATCTTGAGGAGTAAATTGGCATCTGTCCGGTGCCAGCCAACAGCAGCTATGTCAAGTCTTCTAATCAACCAGCCCAAGTACTCCTGGCTGAAAGAGCTGGGTCTGTCTGAGGACAACCCCGGTGTTTACAACGGAAGCTGGGGAGGCAGCGGAGAAGTCATTACATCTTATTGTCCTGCCAACAATGAGCCGATTGCCAGAGTTACCCAGGCTACTTTGGCAGAGTACGAAGAGACTGTCCAGAAGACCAGGGAGGCCTGGAAGACATGGGCAGATATTCCAGCGCCGAAAAGAGGGGAGATAGTCAGGCAGATTGGAGATGCACTTAGAAAGAAGATCAAAGTTCTTGGTAGCCTGGTGTCTCTAGAAATGGGCAAAATCTATGTTGAGGGGGTGGGGGAAGTTCAGGAGTATGTTGATGTCTGTGATTATGCTGTTGGTCTGTCTAGAATGATTGGCGGACCTGTCCTGCCTTCAGAAAGACCAGGCCATGCTCTGATTGAACAGTGGAACCCAGTTGGTCTCGTAGGCATTATTACTGCCTTCAATTTTCCTGTAGCTGTGTATGGCTGGAACAATGCCATTGCTCTGACCTGCGGTAATGTTTGCCTCTGGAAAGGAGCTCCAACCACACCCCTCACAAGTGTTGCAGTTACAAAGATCGTGGCTGAGGTACTGGAGCAGAACAACTTGCCTGGTGCTATCTGTTCTATGACCTGCGGAGGTGCCGATATTGGCACAGCCATGGCGAAGGATGAGCGTGTGGACCTTTTGTCCTTCACCGGGAGTACCCATGTTGGCAAGTTGGTGGCCATGATGGTCCAGGAAAGGTTTGGTCGCAAGCTGCTGGAGCTTGGCGGAAACAATGCTATTATTGTGTTTGAGGATGCTGACCTCAATCTTGTGGTGCCCTCTGCAGTCTTTGCTTCTGTGGGCACTGCTGGCCAGCGCTGCACAACAACCAGGAGGCTCATGCTGCACGAGACTGTTCATGACACAGTGGTTGAGAGGCTTGTCAAAGCCTACAAACAAGTTCGCATCGGTGACCCCTGGGACCCCAGCACCCTGTATGGGCCTCTCCACACCAAACAAGCTGTGGATCAGTATCTGGCAGCCATTGAACAGGCCAAGCAGCAGGGTGGTACTGTGGTCTGTGGAGGAAAGGTGATGGACCGTCCTGGAAACTACGTAGAGCCCACCATAATCACAGGGCTGGGTCACGATGCTCCTATTGTCCAAACAGAAACCTTCGTCCCCATTCTGTATGTTCTCAAATTcaagacagaagaggaggccTTTGCCTGGAACAACGAGGTCAAACAAGGCTTATCCAGCAGCATCTTCACAAAAGATATGGGCCGTGTTTTCCGCTGGCTCGGACCCAAAGGTTCCGACTGCGGCATCGTGAATGTCAACATCCCTACGAGTGGTGCTGAGATCGGAGGAGCCTTTGGTggggagaaacacacaggaggtGGAAGAGAGTCTGGCAGTGATTCATGGAAGCAGTACATGAGGCGTTCGACCTGCACAATCAACTACAGCAAAGATCTTCCTCTAGCCCAGGGAATCAAGTTTGAGTGA
- the LOC114854461 gene encoding guanine nucleotide-binding protein subunit beta-4 isoform X1 has translation MSELEQLRQEADQLRSQIRDARKACHDSTLSQITAGLDSVGRIQMRTRRTLRGHLAKIYAMHWGSDSRLLVSASQDGKLIIWDSYTTNKMHAIPLRSSWVMTCAYAPSGNYVACGGLDNICSIYSLKTREGNVRVTRELPGHTGYLSCCRFLDDNQILTSSGDTTCALWDIETGQQATVFTGHTGDVMSLSLSPDYKTFVSGACDATSKLWDIRDGMCRQSFTGHVSDINAVSFFPNGNAFGTGSDDATCRLFDLRADQELMMYSHDNIICGITSVAFSKSGRLLLAGYDDFNCNVWDTLKGDRAGVLAGHDNRVSCLGVTEDGMAVATGSWDSFLRIWN, from the exons atGAGCGAGCTGGAACAGTTGCGGCAAGAAGCTGATCAACTGCGCAGTCAGATTCGG GATGCCAGGAAAGCCTGCCATGACTCAACTCTGTCACAG ATCACAGCTGGTCTGGACTCAGTGGGCCGGATACAGATGCGGACGCGACGCACTCTCAGGGGCCACCTGGCCAAGATCTATGCAATGCACTGGGGAAGTGACTCCAG GTTACTTGTCAGTGCCTCGCAAGATGGGAAGCTGATCATCTGGGACAGCTACACAACAAATAAG ATGCATGCTATTCCTCTGCGCTCATCCTGGGTGATGACATGCGCCTATGCCCCTTCTGGGAACTACGTGGCCTGTGGAGGCCTGGACAACATTTGCTCCATATACAGCTTAAAGACCCGTGAGGGGAACGTGCGTGTCACCAGAGAGTTGCCTGGACACACAG GATATTTGTCTTGCTGTCGTTTTTTGGATGACAACCAAATCCTGACGAGCTCTGGGGACACCACCTG tgcattgtgggacatAGAGACGGGCCAGCAGGCTACAGTCTTCACTGGCCACACGGGTGATGTCATGAGCTTGTCTCTAAGTCCAGACTACAAGACCTTTGTGTCAGGAGCCTGTGATGCCACCTCCAAGCTGTGGGACATCCGCGATGGCATGTGCAGACAATCCTTCACTGGACATGTGTCTGACATCAACGCCGTCAGC TTTTTCCCCAATGGGAATGCCTTTGGCACTGGCTCGGATGATGCCACATGCAGACTTTTTGACCTGCGTGCTGACCAGGAGCTGATGATGTACAGCCACGACAACATCATCTGCGGCATCACCTCCGTGGCTTTCTCCAAGAGTGGCCGCCTGCTCCTGGCTGGGTATGATGACTTCAACTGCAACGTCTGGGACACTCTGAAAGGCGATCGTGCAG GTGTACTAGCAGGCCACGACAACAGAGTGAGCTGCTTGGGAGTGACAGAAGATGGCATGGCTGTGGCCACCGGCTCCTGGGACAGTTTCCTCCGGATCTGGAACTAA
- the LOC114854461 gene encoding guanine nucleotide-binding protein subunit beta-4 isoform X2, producing MCSVFNLSVSLYFSLYLSPNAMHWGSDGSPRLLVSASQDGKLIIWDSYTTNKMHAIPLRSSWVMTCAYAPSGNYVACGGLDNICSIYSLKTREGNVRVTRELPGHTGYLSCCRFLDDNQILTSSGDTTCALWDIETGQQATVFTGHTGDVMSLSLSPDYKTFVSGACDATSKLWDIRDGMCRQSFTGHVSDINAVSFFPNGNAFGTGSDDATCRLFDLRADQELMMYSHDNIICGITSVAFSKSGRLLLAGYDDFNCNVWDTLKGDRAGVLAGHDNRVSCLGVTEDGMAVATGSWDSFLRIWN from the exons atgtgttctgtgtttaatCTGTCTGTGTCACTCTATTTTTCTCTCTATCTGTCTCCCAATGCGATGCACTGGGGCAGTGACGGGAGTCCCAG GTTACTTGTCAGTGCCTCGCAAGATGGGAAGCTGATCATCTGGGACAGCTACACAACAAATAAG ATGCATGCTATTCCTCTGCGCTCATCCTGGGTGATGACATGCGCCTATGCCCCTTCTGGGAACTACGTGGCCTGTGGAGGCCTGGACAACATTTGCTCCATATACAGCTTAAAGACCCGTGAGGGGAACGTGCGTGTCACCAGAGAGTTGCCTGGACACACAG GATATTTGTCTTGCTGTCGTTTTTTGGATGACAACCAAATCCTGACGAGCTCTGGGGACACCACCTG tgcattgtgggacatAGAGACGGGCCAGCAGGCTACAGTCTTCACTGGCCACACGGGTGATGTCATGAGCTTGTCTCTAAGTCCAGACTACAAGACCTTTGTGTCAGGAGCCTGTGATGCCACCTCCAAGCTGTGGGACATCCGCGATGGCATGTGCAGACAATCCTTCACTGGACATGTGTCTGACATCAACGCCGTCAGC TTTTTCCCCAATGGGAATGCCTTTGGCACTGGCTCGGATGATGCCACATGCAGACTTTTTGACCTGCGTGCTGACCAGGAGCTGATGATGTACAGCCACGACAACATCATCTGCGGCATCACCTCCGTGGCTTTCTCCAAGAGTGGCCGCCTGCTCCTGGCTGGGTATGATGACTTCAACTGCAACGTCTGGGACACTCTGAAAGGCGATCGTGCAG GTGTACTAGCAGGCCACGACAACAGAGTGAGCTGCTTGGGAGTGACAGAAGATGGCATGGCTGTGGCCACCGGCTCCTGGGACAGTTTCCTCCGGATCTGGAACTAA
- the mfn1b gene encoding mitofusin-1b — protein sequence MAAAPPLRRTDSARGEFSPLKHFVVAKKKISEVFEQILDYVKETSAFVEDTCGSKALENIATEDQKLEIQAYADKLAIIRDVLARRHMKVAFFGRTSNGKSTVINAMLRDRVLPSGIGHTTNCFLSVEGTDDDRAYLKTEGSEDEKSIKTVNQLAHALHMDESLDAGCLVRVFWPKTKCALLRDDLVLVDSPGTDVTSELDSWIDKFCLDADVFVLVANSESTLMNTEKHFFHKVNERLSKPNIFILNNRWDASANEPEYMQDVRKQHTDRCVNFLVEELKVVNREQAPNHIFFISAKEVLNSRMQRAQGMPETGGALAEGFQERLKEFQSFERRFEECISQSAVKTKFEQHTIRAKQITEKVKSIMDTINIEAAEKRVAALEDRENQMDRLEFVKNQLNLLIDDIKMKIKAISEDVESKVSSAMEEEICRLHVIVDEFHADFHPSPNVLKLYKSALLSHVEEGMGKNLAFRCSNAINASVQSSQRYMIDSMHPLLPSAAHNQVHMLAPSRKFDLSYDLNCATICSDFQENIEFQFSLGWTALVHRFLGSANAQRALKLVDQKFQASRPALPLACTPSSGPPSIASQPNQETALMTQEDLMVAMATNVASLTSRTSMSVVIVGGVVWKTVGWRLIALSASLYGLLYLYERLTWTTKAKERTLKRQFVDYATEKLQLIVSFTSSNCSHQVQQEMATTFAQLCQQVDQTQKELEEEIHQLTVKIDQLETVQSRSKCLRHKATELERHLEAFTNQYLQIQQ from the exons atggctgctgctcctcctctcagacGGACAGATTCAGCTCGGGGGGAGTTTTCTCCTCTGAAGCACTTTGTTGTGGCAAAGAAGAAGATCAGTGAAGTGTTTGAACAAATTCTGGATTACGTGAAGGAGACTTCAGCATTtgtagaag ACACATGTGGGAGTAAGGCTCTGGAGAACATTGCCACTGAGGATCAGAAGTTGGAGATTCAGGCGTATGCTGACAAACTTGCTATCATCAGGGATGTTCTGGCACGCAGACACATGAAAGTGGCCTTTTTTGGCAG gaCCAGTAATGGTAAAAGCACAGTGATCAATGCTATGCTGCGGgaccgtgtgctgcccagtggTATCGGCCACACCACTAACTGCTTCTTGAGTGTAGAGGGCACAGATGATGACAGAGCCTACCTCAAAACTGAGGGTTCAGAGGATGAGAAGAGCATAAAG ACTGTTAATCAGCTGGCTCATGCACTTCACATGGATGAGAGTCTGGATGCCGGCTGTCTTGTGCGTGTGTTTTGGCCGAAGACCAAGTGTGCTTTGCTTCGAGATGACCTGGTACTTGTAGACAG CCCAGGGACAGACGTAACATCAGAACTGGACAGCTGGATCGACAAGTTTTGCTTGGACGCTGACGTTTTTGTGCTTGTGGCGAACTCTGAATCCACACTCATGAACACG GAAAAACACTTTTTCCACAAAGTGAATGAACGCCTGTCAAAGCCAAACATCTTCATCCTCAACAATCGCTGGGACGCCTCAGCGAATGAACCAGAGTATATGCAGGAT GTGAGAAAGCAGCACACAGACCGTTGTGTCAACTTCCTGGTTGAGGAGCTGAAAGTTGTGAACCGTGAGCAGGCACCAAATCACATATTCTTCATCTCTGCCAAAGAGGTGCTCAACTCACGCATGCAGCGTGCACAGGGCATGCCTGAAACAG GTGGAGCTCTGGCTGAGGGTTTCCAGGAGAGGCTGAAAGAGTTCCAGAGCTTCGAGAGGAGGTTTGAG GAGTGTATCTCGCAGTcagcagtgaaaacaaagtTTGAGCAGCACACTATCAGGGCCAAGCAGATCACAGAAAAAGTCAAGAGCATCATGGATACCATCAACATTGAGGCAGCGGAGAAGAG AGTAGCGGcactggaggacagagagaatCAGATGGACCGACTGGAGTTTGTCAAGAATCAACTCAACCTGCTGATTGATGACATCAAGATGAAGATTAAAGCAATCAGTGAGGACGTGGAGTCCAAG GTATCCAGCGCAATGGAGGAGGAGATCTGTCGTCTCCATGTTATTGTCGATGAGTTCCATGCTGACTTCCACCCCTCACCTAATGTCCTCAAGCTCTACAAGTCT GCGTTACTGTCTCATGTGGAGGAGGGGATGGGAAAGAACCTGGCCTTCCGCTGCTCCAATGCTATTAACGCATCTGTTCAATCCTCACAGAGATACATGATAG ACAGCATGCATCCCCTGCTTCCCTCTGCGGCCCATAATCAGGTTCATATGCTGGCGCCTAGCAGGAAGTTCGACCTTAGTTATGACCTGAATTGTGCCACAATCTGCAGTGACTTTCAGGAGAACATAGAGTTTCAGTTTTCATTAGGCTGGACAGCATTAGTCCACCGCTTCCTGGGATCTGCCAACGCTCAACGGGCACTCAAACTGGTGGACCAGAAGTTCCAG GCATCTCGCCCAGCGCTCCCCCTGGCTTGTACACCCTCCTCAGGACCTCCTTCTATTGCATCACAGCCCAACCAGGAAACAGCCCTCATGACGCAGGAGGACCTTATGGTAGCCATGGCAACCAATGTGGCTTCCCTCACCTCCCGCACTTCAATGAGCGTTGTCATTGTTGGAGGAGTG GTGTGGAAAACTGTTGGCTGGAGGCTGATCGCCCTGTCAGCCTCGCTTTATGGCTTGTTGTACCTGTACGAGAGGCTCACCTGGACCACAAAGGCGAAGGAGCGCACTTTGAAGCGCCAGTTCGTGGACTATGCAACGGAGAAACTGCAGCTCATCGTCAGTTTTACAAGTAGTAACTGCAGCCACCAAGTTCAACA GGAGATGGCTACGACCTTTGCGCAGCTCTGTCAGCAGGTGGACCAGACgcagaaagagctggaggaagaaatTCACCAACTGACAGTCAAGATAGATCAGCTGGAGACTGTCCAGAGCCGCTCCAAGTGCCTGCG acacaaagcCACAGAGCTGGAGAGACACTTGGAAGCATTTACAAACCAGTACCTGCAGATTCAGCAATGA
- the plaat1 gene encoding phospholipase A and acyltransferase 1 isoform X1, producing MDKQQQNSTMASNDPDLPDPSGDPQPGDLIEIFRPAYQHWALYLGDGYIINLTPVDESQAAAMSSVKSVFSRKAVVRMQLLKEVVGSDTYRVNNKYDHNHTPLPVSEIIQRAQVLIDQEVSYDLLGSNCEHFVTLLRYGEGVSEQATRAIGAISLVTAAASAFSVLGLINTRSRNRPF from the exons ATGGATAAACAACAGCAGAACTCCACT ATGGCCTCTAATGACCCCGACCTTCCTGACCCCTCTGGTGACCCCCAGCCTGGTGACCTCATTGAGATCTTCAGGCCGGCCTATCAACACTGGGCTCTCTACCTGGGAGACGGCTACATTATCAACTTAACTCCTGTCG ATGAGAGCCAGGCAGCGGCCATGTCCAGTGTGAAGTCTGTCTTCAGCAGGAAAGCAGTGGTGCgcatgcagctgctgaaggaggtgGTGGGAAGCGACACGTATCGCGTCAACAACAAGTACGACCACAACCACACCCCTTTGCCTGTCAGTGAGATCATCCAACGTGCACAAGTGCTCATTGACCAGGAGGTGTCTTACGACCTGCTGGGGAGCAACTGCGAGCACTTTGTTACCCTGCTGCGCTACGGAGAGGGGGTGTCCGAGCAG GCTACACGGGCCATCGGCGCCATCAGTTTAGTGACGGCAGCAGCCAGCGCCTTCTCTGTGCTAGGACTGATCAACACACGATCCAGAAACAGGCCCTTCTAA
- the plaat1 gene encoding phospholipase A and acyltransferase 1 isoform X2, translating to MASNDPDLPDPSGDPQPGDLIEIFRPAYQHWALYLGDGYIINLTPVDESQAAAMSSVKSVFSRKAVVRMQLLKEVVGSDTYRVNNKYDHNHTPLPVSEIIQRAQVLIDQEVSYDLLGSNCEHFVTLLRYGEGVSEQATRAIGAISLVTAAASAFSVLGLINTRSRNRPF from the exons ATGGCCTCTAATGACCCCGACCTTCCTGACCCCTCTGGTGACCCCCAGCCTGGTGACCTCATTGAGATCTTCAGGCCGGCCTATCAACACTGGGCTCTCTACCTGGGAGACGGCTACATTATCAACTTAACTCCTGTCG ATGAGAGCCAGGCAGCGGCCATGTCCAGTGTGAAGTCTGTCTTCAGCAGGAAAGCAGTGGTGCgcatgcagctgctgaaggaggtgGTGGGAAGCGACACGTATCGCGTCAACAACAAGTACGACCACAACCACACCCCTTTGCCTGTCAGTGAGATCATCCAACGTGCACAAGTGCTCATTGACCAGGAGGTGTCTTACGACCTGCTGGGGAGCAACTGCGAGCACTTTGTTACCCTGCTGCGCTACGGAGAGGGGGTGTCCGAGCAG GCTACACGGGCCATCGGCGCCATCAGTTTAGTGACGGCAGCAGCCAGCGCCTTCTCTGTGCTAGGACTGATCAACACACGATCCAGAAACAGGCCCTTCTAA
- the ftsj3 gene encoding pre-rRNA 2'-O-ribose RNA methyltransferase FTSJ3 — protein MGKKLKVGKTRKDKFYHLAKETGYRSRSSFKLIQLNRKFQFLQKARALVDLCAAPGGWLQVASKFMPVSSLIIGVDLVPIKPIPNVVTLQEDITTDKCRQALKKELQTWKVDVVLNDGAPNVGANWQHDAFSQAHLTLMALKLACEFLTKGGTFVTKVFRSKDYQPLVWIFQQFFKKVQATKPQASRNESAEIFVICQGFVAPDKIDNKFFDPKHAFKEVEVQVKTVKDLVPVKKPKAEGYMDGDLTLYHSFTVTAFLKADNPVDFLSKASVITFDNPDLESHGATTDEIKECCHDIKVLGRKELRLLLSWRTKLRRFLVKKLKEAKLDQEMSLDCDEGEESNSDEEPEKKQQEEEEEEDGETERKLAELKAEEVAELRRKKKKLLKERRKQRERVELKMDLPGVSIADTEDSFLFSLHTMKKKKVLADICKGDMQAADALIDGEDDISLSEGEDDDDKMSLDSELDDEDFEEVVQKQKELEKKAPKKKVQFAEEENDDDDDDDEEEKGGGLLVDLEGKDEKEERETSLWFSKGIFSEIDLEGDAQSELQQTKWLQSKKTGKGTKRKAEEEENKVVDDVAILPEEEEAGPSQEAKEESDSDSDDSSDDEDEIARMKQAKDTGETSGDGDNEDFKVVPVESTSKKARILDAEGLAIGCQIATSKKRARDLMDDSFHRFASSEDAWEVPEWFLNDERRHRKKPVPVTKEMVEEYKQKWREIDARPIKRVAEAKARKKKRMLKKMEQAKKKAEAVVNTVDISEREKMAQLKSIYKKAGLGKEKREVTYVVTKKGAGKKVRRPPGVKGVFKVVDSRMKKDMRAAGKKEQHNRGGKGKGRQSRGGKGRKGK, from the exons ATGGGGAAGAAACTCAAAGTTGGAAAGACCAGAAAAGACAAATTCTACCACTTGGCAAAAGAAACGG GTTATCGGTCTCGTTCTTCCTTTAAACTTATCCAGCTCAACCGCAAATTTCAGTTCCTACAGAAGGCTAGAGCCCTGGTCGACCTGTGTGCTGCACCGGGTGGATG GTTACAAGTTGCTTCCAAATTTATGCCTGTTTCAAGTCTTATTATTG GTGTTGACCTGGTGCCAATCAAACCCATCCCCAACGTGGTGACACTGCAAGAAGACATCACCACAGACAAATGTAGACAG GCTTTAAAAAAGGAGCTTCAGACCTGGAAGGTTGATGTTGTGTTAAATGATGGCGCCCCAAATGTGGGGGCAAACTGGCAACATGATGCCTTTTCACAAG CTCATCTGACCCTGATGGCTCTGAAGTTAGCTTGTGAATTTCTTACCAAAGGTGGTACTTTTGTGACCAAGGTCTTCCGCTCTAAAGACTACCAGCCTCTGGTTTGGATCTTCCAGCAGTTCTTTAAAAAGGTGCAGGCCACAAAGCCACAGGCATCCAGGAATGAGTCTGCAGAGATCTTTGTCATCTGTCAGG GTTTTGTTGCCCCAGACAAAATCGACAATAAGTTCTTTGACCCTAAACACGCGTTCAAAGaagtggaggtgcaggtcaAGACAGTGAAGGACTTGGTTCCTGTCAAGAAACCAAAA GCTGAGGGTTACATGGATGGTGATCTGACGCTCTACCACAGCTTCACAGTGACTGCTTTTTTAAAAGCTGACAACCCTGTGGATTTTTTGAGCAAAGCCAGTGTG ATTACCTTTGACAACCCAGACCTGGAGTCTCATGGTGCAACTACTGATGAGATAAAGGAATGTTGTCATGACATCAAAGTGTTGGGCCGCAAAGAGCTCCG CTTGTTGCTGAGCTGGAGGACTAAGCTGAGAAGATTTCTGGTAAAAAAACTGAAGGAGGCAAAGCTTGACCAGGAGATGAG CTTAGATTGTGATGAAGGTGAAGAGAGCAACTCAGATGAAGAACCAGAGAAGaagcagcaagaggaggaggaggaggaggatggggaaaCTGAGAGGAAGCTGGCAGAGCTGAAAGCTGAGGAAGTAGCTGAGCTCAGAAG gaagaaaaagaagctgCTAAAAGAGCGaaggaagcagagggagagagtggagctgaagatggatcTGCCAGGCGTCTCTATTGCCGACACAGAGGACTCATTCCTGTTCTCCCTCCACaccatgaagaagaaaaag GTGCTGGCTGATATATGTAAGGGAGACATGCAGGCAGCAGATGCTCTGATAGATGGAGAAGATGACATAAGCCTATCTGAGGGGGAGGATGATGACGATAAAATGTCATTAGACTCAGAGTTAGATGACGAAGACTTTGAGGAGGTGGTGCAGAAGCAGAAAGAGCTGGAGAAGAAGGCACCAAAGAAGAA GGTACAGTTTGCTGAGGAagagaatgatgatgatgatgatgatgatgaagaggagaaagGTGGGGGGCTGCTGGTGGACCTGGAGGGAAAGGATGAGAAGGAAGAGCGAGAGACCAGCCTGTGGTTCAGCAAG GGCATCTTCTCTGAGATTGACCTAGAGGGAGATGCACAGAGTGAACTGCAACAGACTAAGTGGCTCCAGAGCAAAAAAACAG GAAAAGGCACAAAGAGGAAagctgaagaagaggagaacaAAGTGGTGGACGATGTAGCTATTCTaccagaagaggaagaggcaggaCCATCACAGGAAGCTAAAGAGGAGAGTGACAGCGACAGCGATGACAGCAGCGACGACGAGGA TGAAATTGCCAGGATGAAACAAGCCAAAGACACTGGTGAAACGTCTGGAGATGGTGACAATGAGGACTTCAAGGTCGTCCCCGTAGAAAGCACCA GTAAGAAAGCCAGGATCCTGGATGCAGAAGGTTTGGCCATCGGCTGTCAGATCGCAACCTCCAAGAAAAGAGCCAGAGACCTGATGGACGACTCCTTCCACAG GTTTGCTAGCTCAGAGGACGCCTGGGAGGTGCCAGAGTGGTTCCTGAATGATGAACGAAGACATCGGAAAAAACCAGTGCCAGTCACCAAAGAGATGGTGGAGGAGTACAAACAAAAATGGAGGGAGATCGATGCTCGGCCCATCAAACGTGTTGCTGAGGCCAAGgccaggaagaagaagagg ATGCTGAAGAAGATGGAGCAGGCCAAGAAGAAAGCAGAGGCAGTTGTTAACACAGTGGACATCTCTGAGAGGGAGAAAATGGCTCAGCTAAAGAG TATCTACAAGAAAGCCGGCCTGGGcaaggagaagagagaggtgACGTATGTTGTGACCAAAAAGGGGGCCGGCAAGAAAGTGAGACGACCCCCGGGCGTCAAGGGGGTCTTCAAAGTAGTGGATAGCCGCATGAAGAAAGACATGCGGGCAGCAGGGAAGAAGGAGCAGCACAATAGAGGCGGCAAAGGAAAAGGCAGACAGTCGAGGGGCGGTaaagggagaaaaggaaaataa